From a region of the Macrobrachium rosenbergii isolate ZJJX-2024 chromosome 24, ASM4041242v1, whole genome shotgun sequence genome:
- the LOC136851972 gene encoding uncharacterized protein, translating into MSSADGTRHEGSDSPRPRRPGMDALLPQFDEAWASIIMNGGDSGSETDSGYDPLSPGYLSEMPPTPSPEASSCASLPSPPNVSELPNALSPTTNLPDADVLDLETLDLDALDNLDYLFPSPPTPPSSSKPPSPVNLTPFITSMDNAGDDSLDLTEALSSLEELGAAHNVPDFLQMSEIHSPKVIHEQKFCHSPPVGTLPPLELMPSAVMPHLATDLAPAAIDLSLPSAGLPLLDMSLPEMALHPSFGIDLPSDMTWVAPRSDEVGGGGGLFSQLLEDEVEEPPKVVNVFLTGHDYTNKVEGASCPPQFIPCPTRSVTSLMNGGCQQGQHPTPMGVISRRGEVPPPQPPPPPPPPRQENARDDERMFQCTYAGCGKVYAKSSHLKAHLRRHTGEKPFVCTWPGCSWRFSRSDELARHRRSHSGVKPYRCKVCDKRFSRSDHLAKHHKVHRRDRVLALYGPLSTALPGRRPRMPHYHNPPPQPPLQTHPPTQNITLDHTHQPLPPIVHTVDFRNVKPIRVCQ; encoded by the exons ATGTCGTCAGCTGACGGCACCAGACACGAAGGGTCAGACAGCCCCCGCCCCCGCCGCCCCGGAATGGACGCCCTTCTGCCCCAGTTCGACGAGGCATGGGCGAGCATCATCATGAACGGAGGGGACTCCGGCAGTGAGACGGATTCCGGGTATGACCCTCTGTCCCCCGGGTACCTGTCCGAAATGCCGCCCACGCCCTCTCCGGAAGCCTCCTCCTGCGCCTCCCTTCCCTCCCCGCCCAATGTCAGCGAGCTTCCAAATGCCCTCTCGCCCACCACCAATTTGCCCGATGCAG aTGTCCTTGACCTTGAAACTCTAGACCTGGATGCGCTGGACAATTTAGACTACCTGTTTCCAAGTCCACCAACCCCTCCATCGTCCTCGAAGCCGCCATCTCCGGTCAACTTAACACCTTTTATTACTTCAATGGACAATGCTGGCGACGATTCCCTGGATCTCACCGAGGCCCTCTCGTCGCTGGAAGAACTGGGCGCAGCGCACAATGTGCCTGATTTCCTGCAAATGAGTGAAATCCACTCACCCAAGGTCATTCACGAACAGAAGTTCTGCCACTCTCCCCCCGTCGGAACATTGCCGCCATTAGAGCTAATGCCGTCAGCAGTGATGCCCCATTTAGCTACAGATTTGGCTCCAGCGGCCATTGATTTGTCACTCCCATCGGCTGGACTGCCTCTGCTGGACATGAGTCTTCCAGAAATGGCATTACACCCGTCGTTTGGCATTGACCTCCCATCAGACATGACCTGGGTGGCTCCAAGGAGTGATGaagttgggggaggaggaggtcttTTTTCACAGTTACTAGAAGACGAAGTGGAGGAACCACCCAAGGTAGTGAACGTCTTTCTGACCGGCCacgattatacgaacaaagtggAAGGAGCTTCGTGCCCTCCGCAATTCATACCTTGCCCAACGCGTTCCGTGACATCTCTCATGAACGGCGGATGCCAGCAGGGGCAACATCCAACTCCCATGGGAGTTATCTCCCGAAGGGGTGAGGTTCCTCCTccacagcctcctcctcctcctcctcctcctcgccagGAAAATGCGAGAGACGACGAGCGCATGTTCCAGTGCACCTACGCCGGATGCGGGAAGGTTTACGCCAAGTCATCACACCTGAAGGCTCATCTCAGACGCCACACTGGGGAAAAACCCTTCGTCTGCACGTGGCCAGGTTGTTCGTGGAGGTTCTCGAGATCGGACGAACTGGCCCGACATCGTCGATCTCATTCGGGGGTAAAGCCTTACAGGTGCAAAGTTTGCGATAAAAGATTCTCCAGATCTGATCATCTGGCTAAACATCATAAG GTACACCGTCGTGACAGAGTCCTGGCCCTCTATGGTCCGCTAAGCACAGCTCTTCCAGGGCGACGTCCAAGAATGCCCCACTACCATAATCCACCGCCCCAACCACCCCTCCAAACACACCCCCCAACCCAGAACATAACCCTGGATCACACCCATCAGCCCTTGCCACCTATAGTACACACGGTGGACTTTAGAAATGTGAAACCCATCAGGGTATGTCAGTGA
- the Sgf11 gene encoding ataxin-7-like protein 3 isoform X1: MTKPSHREQVTNTGGWMVQAGVDSEGVHGGIERNMIISSFASPETLESVAQMVSQELLDDAILNVVFEVHQSVKTGLMMLELGSVEEEQKFLQVNAEGLDVFGQAPIKKQHECVCPNCSRNLAASRFAPHLEKCMGMGRNSSRIASRRIQNSTKENINNNGGGSDDDDDDDWMVDRKRKKRDKNSPRRTKNAKVKSESVSSSSSTTSSSSVETTFSTGTTEEKRAMLKQICGVVSEHTRKMCTRSVRCPQHTTEQRRAVRDQVLNGSNSETTTRAADSTSRGLGDVEDIHVDIDGLDEGQLASSWENDHSDTTSPADSTSTNNSTSSLAKRSGKNKKKSSKSSKSSNSSHGSLLD, from the exons ATGACCAAACCAAGCCACAGGGAACAG GTAACAAACACTGGTGGCTGGATGGTCCAGGCAGGTGTTGATAGTGAAGGGGTTCATGGGGGAATCGAAAGAAACATGATTATCTCATCCTTTGCCTCACCTGAGACCCTAGAAAGTGTGGCTCAGATGGTTTCTCAGGAACTTCTAGATGATGCCATTCTTA ATGTTGTGTTTGAAGTGCATCAGAGTGTGAAAACTGGACTGATGATGCTGGAATTGGGATCAGTAGAAGAGGAACAAAAATTTTTGCAG GTAAATGCTGAAGGTCTAGATGTTTTTGGACAAGCTCCCATAAAGAAACaacatgagtgtgtgtgtcctAACTGCTCACGGAACTTGGCTGCATCAAG GTTTGCTCCTCACCTTGAAAAATGCATGGGAATGGGACGTAATTCATCTCGTATAGCAAGTCGCCGCATccaaaattccaccaaggaaaacataaacaacaacGGCGGAGGAagcgacgatgatgatgacgacgactgGATGGTAGACCGCAAACGAAAGAAACGGGACAAGAATTCACCAAGGAGAACAAAAAATGCAAAG GTCAAATCAGAGAGTGTATCATCTAGCAGCAGTACCACAAGCAGTAGCAGTGTTGAAACCACCTTTTCAACCGGTACAACTGAAGAGAAAAGGGCTATGTTAAAACAGATTTGTGGAGTGGTATCTGAACACACTCGCAAGATGTGTACACGATCAGTTCGTTGCCCTCAACACACCACTGAACAGAGACGTGCAGTTAGAGATCAG GTTCTAAATGGATCCAACTCGGAAACAACAACTCGTGCAGCAGATTCAACTAGTCGTGGTTTGGGGGATGTCGAAGACATTCATGTAGACATTGATGGCCTGGACGAAGGACAATTGGCATCGTCTTGGGAGAACGATCACTCAGATACCACTTCCCCTGCTGATTCTACCTCGACTAACAACTCCACTTCATCCTTAGCAAAACGTAGtgggaagaataagaagaagtcCTCTAAATCTTCCAAGAGCTCAAACAGCAGTCATGGCTCACTATTAGACTGA
- the Sgf11 gene encoding ataxin-7-like protein 3 isoform X2 produces the protein MVQAGVDSEGVHGGIERNMIISSFASPETLESVAQMVSQELLDDAILNVVFEVHQSVKTGLMMLELGSVEEEQKFLQVNAEGLDVFGQAPIKKQHECVCPNCSRNLAASRFAPHLEKCMGMGRNSSRIASRRIQNSTKENINNNGGGSDDDDDDDWMVDRKRKKRDKNSPRRTKNAKVKSESVSSSSSTTSSSSVETTFSTGTTEEKRAMLKQICGVVSEHTRKMCTRSVRCPQHTTEQRRAVRDQVLNGSNSETTTRAADSTSRGLGDVEDIHVDIDGLDEGQLASSWENDHSDTTSPADSTSTNNSTSSLAKRSGKNKKKSSKSSKSSNSSHGSLLD, from the exons ATGGTCCAGGCAGGTGTTGATAGTGAAGGGGTTCATGGGGGAATCGAAAGAAACATGATTATCTCATCCTTTGCCTCACCTGAGACCCTAGAAAGTGTGGCTCAGATGGTTTCTCAGGAACTTCTAGATGATGCCATTCTTA ATGTTGTGTTTGAAGTGCATCAGAGTGTGAAAACTGGACTGATGATGCTGGAATTGGGATCAGTAGAAGAGGAACAAAAATTTTTGCAG GTAAATGCTGAAGGTCTAGATGTTTTTGGACAAGCTCCCATAAAGAAACaacatgagtgtgtgtgtcctAACTGCTCACGGAACTTGGCTGCATCAAG GTTTGCTCCTCACCTTGAAAAATGCATGGGAATGGGACGTAATTCATCTCGTATAGCAAGTCGCCGCATccaaaattccaccaaggaaaacataaacaacaacGGCGGAGGAagcgacgatgatgatgacgacgactgGATGGTAGACCGCAAACGAAAGAAACGGGACAAGAATTCACCAAGGAGAACAAAAAATGCAAAG GTCAAATCAGAGAGTGTATCATCTAGCAGCAGTACCACAAGCAGTAGCAGTGTTGAAACCACCTTTTCAACCGGTACAACTGAAGAGAAAAGGGCTATGTTAAAACAGATTTGTGGAGTGGTATCTGAACACACTCGCAAGATGTGTACACGATCAGTTCGTTGCCCTCAACACACCACTGAACAGAGACGTGCAGTTAGAGATCAG GTTCTAAATGGATCCAACTCGGAAACAACAACTCGTGCAGCAGATTCAACTAGTCGTGGTTTGGGGGATGTCGAAGACATTCATGTAGACATTGATGGCCTGGACGAAGGACAATTGGCATCGTCTTGGGAGAACGATCACTCAGATACCACTTCCCCTGCTGATTCTACCTCGACTAACAACTCCACTTCATCCTTAGCAAAACGTAGtgggaagaataagaagaagtcCTCTAAATCTTCCAAGAGCTCAAACAGCAGTCATGGCTCACTATTAGACTGA